The genomic window TTCGGCCGTGAAGATGCCAACTTCAGCCAAGGCTGGACAGCCTTCTACTGGGCCTGGTGGATTTCCTGGTCTCCGTACGTTGGCATGTTTATCGCCCGGGTATCCCGTGGCCGTACCGTGCGTGAGTTCATCATCTCAGTGCTCCTGGTACCTTCCACCGTGTCGATTCTGTGGATGACCGCCTTTGGTGGCACCGCCATTGATCAGTATCTGTCTCAAGGTATTGAGGCCGTGCGCGATGCCGGTCTGGAGCTGCAACTATTTGTCATGCTGGAACAGCTGCCGCTGTCGAACATCACTTCCTTTATTGCCATTGTATTGGTAATTGTCTTCTTTGTGACCTCGTCGGATTCCGGTTCGCTGGTTATCGATTCAATCACCGCAGGCGGTAAGGTCGACGCTCCCAAACCACAGCGTGTGTTCTGGGCGATCATCGAAGGCACTATCGCCATTGCCCTACTGCTGGGTGGCGGCTTGACTGCCCTGCAGACGATGGCGGTCTCTACTGGCTTCCCGTTCACGATCATTCTTTTGGTGGCTTGTTACGCCATTATCAAAGGCTTGATGAGTGAACCCAAAGCCGTCTGATCAAGCGGACAGCACTATAAGAGTGGGAGCAGCCTCAGGGCTGCTCTTCTTTTTTGGTGCTTTCACCTAGTTTTCTATCGTTTACGGTAGAAATTCGCGAGTGCTGTATTATCCAAGTTGCAACGCTCATTCATTACCCACCTATGACGGAGACGTCCTGTGGACTCAAACTCTCAACGTCCGGACGATAAAAATTCGGAGGGTGTTCCTGCCCCCGATGGCCCTGCCAATCTCATCGATACCGATTATGTGATCGGCCAGGATAACCTGACAGCCTCGCCAATGGGGTTCAATATTGACCTGCATGGCAAGGTATTCACCATCTCATCCTTGGTGATTGTTCTTTTTGTCGTGCTTACCCTGGCATTACAGGATCAGATTTCACCCATTTATGATGTGGTTTTCAATTATCTGACCACCAATCTTGCCTGGTTCTTCATTTTTGCAGCCAACATCTTTGTTCTGCTCTGCCTGTTTCTGATTGTCTCGCCGTTCGGTAAAATCCGCATTGGTGGCGCGAACGCCAAGCCGGACTTTACCTATGCAGGCTGGTTTTCCATGCTGTTTGCTGCGGGTATGGGCATTGGCCTGATGTTTTTCGGCGTCAACGAGCCGCTTGCCCACTTTGGCACCTCCTTTGATGGCAGCAACTGGGCGCCGCTGGGTGGCGCAACGGGCGAGTTTGAAGGCGATGCGGCAGGTTCAGCGGCACTTGGCATGGCGGCCACCATCTTCCACTGGGGCCTACATCCCTGGGCGATCTACGCGGTTGTCGCCTTGTCCCTGGCCTTGTTTGCTTTCAACAAAGGCCTGCCGCTGTCCATGCGCTCGGTGTTTTACCCGATTCTGGGTGAGCGTGTTTGGGGCTGGCCGGGGCATATCATTGATATCCTTGCCGTATTTGCGACGCTCTTTGGTCTGGCAACCTCTCTTGGCCTGGGCGCCACCCAGGCAGCAGCGGGTCTGACCTACCTGTTCGACGCTCCCGAAGGTGATGTCACCATGATATTGCTGATCATCGGGATTACCATTATCGCCATTGCCTCCATCCTTGCCGGGGTAGAGAAAGGCGTTCAGCTGTTATCAAAAATCAACATCGTCATGGCAGCGGGCCTGCTGTTCTTTGTTATCGCCGTAGGGCCGACACTACTGATTGTCACAGGTTTTTTCGATAACCTGCTGAACTATGTGGTTCATCTGCCTGCCCTTTCCAACCCCTTTGGCCGTGAAGATGCCAACTTTAGCCAGGGCTGGACAGCCTTCTACTGGGCATGGTGGATTTCCTGGTCTCCGTATGTCGGCATGTTTATCGCTCGGGTATCTCGTGGACGCACCGTACGTGAATTCCTGGTTGCGGTTCTTCTAGTGCCATCGATTGTATCCGTACTGTGGATGACCACCTTTGGTGGGACAGCTATCGATCAATACCTGTCTCAAGGTATTGAGGCGGTGCGTGACGCTGGCGTCGACCTTCAGTTGTTTATCATGCTTGAACAACTGCCGCTGTCGAACATCACCTCATTTCTTGCCATCGTGCTGGTCATTGTCTTCTTCGTCACCTCGTCGGATTCCGGCTCGCTGGTGATTGACTCAATTACCGCAGGCGGTAAGGTCGATGCTCCCAAACCACAGCGTGTGTTCTGGGCCATCATTGAAGGCACCATTGCTATTGCCCTGTTGTTGGGTGGCGGTTTGACGGCTTTGCAGACCATGTCGGTCTCTACCGGCTTCCCGTTCACTATCATTCTGCTGGTGGCCTGTTATGCAATCATCAAAGGCTTGATGAGCGAACCCAAGCCAGCCTGATAGATACCCCTATCAGCATGTTAAAGGGCAGCCCTCGGGCTGCCCTTTTTATTGGAATAGCGTTACTTATTGGAATCGCGTTACCAGTGCCTTGGCCAAGATTAACCGGTCAGGTCCAGAGATCGCGCAGCGGCGTTTCCGGTTGGTAATGGTGGGCAATCTGTGCCTGTAACAGTTCCGCTGTGGCCAACGCATCCACCAGCGCATGATGCCCTTGATAGGCGGGCAGGCCGTAACGTTGGCGGCTGGCATTCAGGCGAATGGACACCGGTGGACGACCCAGCCAGCGGCGAAAGCGCGCCCACAGTGACTGACGATGCAAACGCGCTTCCAGCGACATGGTATCAATCATTGGGAAAAGCACGCTTTCTCCGCGACGTGCCTTGACGGCCGCATCCAGAAATGGTCGCTCGATATGACGAAAATGGACAACGACCAGACGGCCCGCCAGGGCATCCAAGAGGTCATTCAGCACCTCGTTGAGATCCGGTGCGTGAGCAATTTCCGAATGGGTAATATGATGAAAGGCAATCGACTCTTCTGCCAGTGGGCGCGGTGGCTTGATCACCCAGTAACGGCGCTTAGCCAGCAGAATCCTGTTCATGTCAAAGGGTACAATGCCAATACTGACAATCGCGTGTCGGCGCTCATCCAGACCGGTGGTTTCCATATCCAGTGCCACCATGGGCACCTGAGCAATCGGCGTATCGCCGCTGGGCATAGGAGTCTGAAAAAAACGCTGAATGGCAGGATCACGAACCTGCTGGCCACGCTGGTTTAGGTAGGCACTCCAATCCGACTGAACGATCTTCTTGCGTGGACGTATCATCACCATTAGCTGCGTCCCTGCCTGTGAGCTGGCATCGGGTAGCGGAATTTCAGAAACTTCTGGGCATTACTCAACACCTGAAAAGCATCTTTCAGTGTATGCCGCTCGTTACTGGCGACGTTTTCCGGCTCGATATTATTATCCGGTGTGCGCTCCTCCTGCAGATCAATCACCTGATGGCGAATACGCGACATGCATAGAAACTCCAGCGCATAGCGCAGTTTGTCGGTCACCCCATTGGCCAGCAGCTGCGTCTTGGCAATATCGTCAAGCCGCTCAAAGGAATTCTGGGCTTTTGAACCACAGGCCAGCGCATGAATCCGGATAAGGTCTACCATGGGCGCGGTGCCACGCCGCTTCAGGTTGATGGAATTATTATGCTTGCCATCTTTTTCCATCACAAAAGTACGGAAGAACCCCAGAGGCGGCGTGCGGTTGAGTGCATTTCGAGCCATGGCCGCCAAAAATAGCGGTGACTTGGCCGCCTCACTTGCCACCAGATCCTGCAAGGTCTCGATATAGACTTCTTCACCATAGGCGCTGTCAAGGTCGAAGAAAATCGAACTGTGCAGGAGCTTTTCAGGCGACGGATTATTGATCCAGTCACGGAAATACTCTTTCCAGACCCGCAGCGGTTGCCGCCACTGTGGGTTGGTCGCCATGACATCACCTTTACAGTAGGTATAGCCGCAGGCATCCAGCCCATCACTGACATACTTTGCCAGTTGATAGAAGTAGTCATCGTGCTGTACGGGATCAAAAGCATCGTCAATCACCAACGCATTATCCTGATCCGTCACTATGGTCTGTTCGTTACGCGCCATGGAACCATTGACCATAAAACTATAGGGCACGGGTGGTGGCCCAAGCTCTTCTTCCGCCATCTCCAGCAGGCGACGGGTAAAACTGCGGCCTATGGTTGACAGCGCACTGCCTACCATGTGCGAGTTGGCCTCTTCCTGAACCATACGCACAAAGGCTGCGCTGACATCCGGCGCCAAGCGGGCCAGCCCCTCAACGCTGGACTGACTGAAAATATTACTGACCAGATAAAGCCCGCTGTGGGTTTCATAGCGGATAATATCGGATAAATGCACCACTCCTACCGGGCGCTGGCGATACAGTACCGGTAAGTGATGCACATTGCTGCGCAACATGGTCAGCATGGCTTCGTAAACCGACACGTCAGACTGCACGGTAATCAGGTGGGGGCCAATCACATCGCCTACCGGCGTCTCAGGCGGCAGGCCTTGAGCGACAATGCTCTTGCGAAAATCGCTGTCGGTCAGGATGCCGCACATCTGCCAGGCAACGCCTTCGCTATCATTAAAGCTAAAGCGTGGGTTCTCTTTGCCACGCTTGAGTACCAGCAACGCAGAGGCCTGAGCATTGCTCATCTGTTGAGCCGCCGCCTGCACCGTAGTAGTGGTTTCAACCATGACCGGATAACGCGACAGCAGTTTACGTATCCGGGTGACCATCATGTCATTGGATTTTTTCTGCTCTTCCGCTACGCTTTCCAAGCGTGGCCTTTCGACTTCGATAAAATCCGCAAAGTGGTCGTCTTCATCACACAGCTGCTGGAACACAGCCCCGGGAATAAAGTAGATCAGGGTATCTTCAATCGCCTTGGCCGGATAGCGCACCCGGTGCCCGCGCAACAGGCTGAAGTGGCCGAAGATATCGCCTTCACCCAAGCGGTTATAAAGCTCGCCCTGGCGGCGATAGACCTCAACGGCCCCGCTGCGTATGTAACACAGCTCATTGACAGTTTCGTTAAGACGCAGAATCTCGCTACCTGTTTTGAAATAGCGAACCTCAACGCTTTCGGCAATACGATCAAGCAGCTCATCTGACAAACCGTCAAAGGGCGGATACTTGCCCATGTGCTGATGAATCTCCAGAAGCTCAACGTCCATGCACTTCTCCTAGTCGACGGGCTTTTTGCAGGCCCTTGATAACCAACCGTTACTGACAATATCTCGCCAGCGACTCGCCTTTTCGACATATTGCATACAGTGTGCAAGCATCAAGGCGCAAGATAAAGCAGAGAGCTATAAAAAGGCTCGGCACCATCACAGTGCCGAGCCTTATACTGATATGGTCAATATCTGATTTGACGCTGTTTAATGGGGTTTAATCAAAAAACCTAGCGCTGACCAGATGACATCGCCATATTACGACTGTGATGCCATTTCCTGTACGCGTTGCATCATTTCGGGGTTCTGCTGAATGGCCTGACCGATAGCATTAAAGGTTTCGACATTGAGACCGCTATCTTCCACGACTTCAATCATCTTGTCGTTGGCTTCAGCACGTACTTCCTGCTGGCTCTGCTCATCTTCAGCCTCTTGAAGGCGCTGGGTATAATCTTGGGAAATAACCGCGATTTCCTGAGAAGCATCAGCAAATTGTTGCAACTGTTGATCAGAAAAATCCTGCGCTGGCGCCTGCTGGGTGGCCATGGGATCTTGGGCAGGATCTTGTGTCTGCTGAGCATGAGCAGCAGTTGCTATCAGACCAGTGGCTAACAGAGCGGCAGAAAACAGTGCAGTTAAACGTTGCATAGAGAACCTCGATAACTTCTGAGGTGGATTTAAGGCGTACGTTAGTCAACGTACCCACTCTGACGCATGGCAGATAGACAGGTTCAATTTTTTGTGTAACTTACAGTAAAAAAATAAAATCAGTTAATTTCACCCATTCTCTTACCGGACAGGACAACCTATATGCCTAGCCGCTCGCTCAAAGATGTGATCTCGACCGCTCGCCACGCCACGCCGGGCGAACTGGGCCTGGCCGCCATGCCCGTCCTGTTTGTCCTGTTATGGAGTACCGGCTTTATCGGCGCCAAATTTGGCTTGCCTTACGCTGAACCCTTTACCTTTCTGTTTATCCGCATGATGCTGACGCTTTTGATCCTGATCCCGTTGGCACTTGTCATGCGCATTCCCTGGCCTTCCAAGGCCAGCCTGTGGGGGCACATAGCCGTCACCGGCTGTCTGGTTCACGGCGCTTACCTTGGGGGTGTTTTTTACGGCATCTACCACGGCATGCCCGCCGGACTCGCCGCACTTTTGGTCGGCTTACAACCACTACTGACGGCCGCCTGCGCGGGCCCTTTGCTAGGTGAAAAACTCAACCAGCGCCAATGGATCGGCTTGGTACTCGGCCTGGTGGGCATTAGCCTGGTGCTGGGTAGCAAACTCGATATTAGTGACACCTTGTTTGCTGGCTTTGGTTTACCGGCGCTTTTTAGCGTGATGGCGGCCTTGGCGGGTATCTCGATCGGCACACTTTACCAGAAGCGTTTTTGCACCAGCATGCATCTGATTTCAGGCACGGCGATTCAGTATCTGGCCGCAGGCGCCCTGTTTGGCGGTGGCGCACTCCTGTTAGAAACCCGCAGTGTAGACTGGACACCTACGTTTTTATTGACCCTTGGCTGGCTGGTACTGGTGCTGTCCATTGCCGCCATCATGCTGTTGATGGCGCTGATCAAAAAAGGCGAGGCTTCAAGAGTGGCCAGTCTTTTCTACCTGGTCCCCCCGGTAACCGCCCTGCAGGCCTGGTGGCTATTTGACGAACGCTTGCCCTGGCTGGGCCTGCTGGGGATGGCGATCACTATCCTGGGTGTTGTTATGGTGGTTAAATCATCCCAGGCGGGCACCAAGGCATAATGAAGGATGACGCCTCTGCTTATGAGGGTTCAGGTGGCGGGAGGTAACAACCGCTGAAGATAACGCGAGCCGCCCAGGTTGCGCATCTGCTGGCGAATCCACTGGCTGCGCTGTTCGACCTGGGGGCTTGGCACGGACGCACTGCGGGTCAGCGGGCTGGGTAGGATGGCGGCTAACAGGCTTGCCTGACGTTCACTCAACGCACTGGCCGATGCGCCAAAATAATGCTGAGAAGCGGCTTCCAGGCCGAAAACACCTTCATCCCATTCGGCGACGTTCAGATACACCTCAAGAATGCGCTGCTTGCCCCAGATCAGCTCAATCAAAACGGTAAACCAGGTCTCCAGCGCCTTACGCCCCCAGTTGCGCCCGCTCCACAAAAAGACATTCTTGGCGGTCTGCTGGCTAATGGTGCTGGCGCCGCGCAGGCGTCCACCGCTGATAGCAGTGGACAGCGCCTGGCGAATTTCAATCAGATCAAACCCGGAGTGAGAGGGAAAGCGCTGATCCTCGGCGGCCATCACCGCCAGCTTGGCCGCGTCCGCCATGGCTTCCCAATCCCGCCATTGATGGTCAATGGTGATCGGCTCATTGGCTAGCCAGCCCTGAACCTTACGCTCCAGCATCACCATGGAGCCCGGAGGTGGCACATAGCGAAAGAGCAGCACCAGAGCAATGGATAACAGCACAAAAACGAGCGCTACCCGCCAGAGAATTCGCCAGACAAAACCGGCCACATGCGCGAGCGCTCGTTTCAACATCAGGTATCCTTACCGCTTATATAAATGCTCAGCATGATAGCGCAGATGATCTTCAATAAAGGTGGCAATAAAGAAGTAGGAATGATCATAGCCCGGTTGGCGCCTGAGCGTCAGCGGATGGTCATGCTTCTCGCAGACGGCTTCCAGATGATCAGGCTTGAGCTGTTCTTCAAGGAATTGGTCAGCCTCACCCTGATCAATAAACAGCCGCTGGCGTGAAGCGCCGTTAGCCACCAGTTCGCAGGCATCGTACTGACGCCAGCGGGTAATATCATCGCCAAGGTAATGGCTAAAGGCATTGCGACCCCAGGGGCACTCCATAGGGTTGACCACTGGGGAAAAGGCCGATACCGAGCGAAAGCGCCCTGGATGGCGCAAGGCCAGAATCAAAGCACCATGGCCGCCCATGGAATGACCGCTGATCGATTCGCGCCCATTGACCGGAAAATGCTGACGCACCACAGAGGGCAATTCTTCAGCCACATAATCGTACATACGGTAATGCGGCTTCCACGGGGCTTCAGTGGCGTTGACATAAAAGCCCGCGCCAGAACCCAGATCATAGCGTTCATGTTCACCGGGCAGGTCGGTGCCTCTCGGACTGGTATCCGGGCAGACAATGGCCACCCCAAGCTCGGCGGCAAGCCGGTGGGCACCGGCCTTCTGCATGAAGTTTTCATCGTTGCAGGTTAAACCTGACAGCCACCAGAGCAGTGGCACCCGTTCCTCTTCCGCCTGGGGCGGCAGATAAACGGCAAAGATCATATCGCAGTCCAGCGCCCGCGAATAATGACGATAGCGCTTGTGCCAGCCGCCAAAGCTACGGTTGGCCGATACCAGCTCTAGGGTTTCACTCATGCTCATAGGCACGCTCCTGACAACAGGCTCCGGGATCCTTGCCCGGCTGCAACCACCAAGGCCGCACCGGGCATCCTACGCCCTTACGGGCACCAAGTTATGATGTCACCATCATACTCAGTAATGCAGTACGGTACGAATGCTCTTGCCCGCGTGGAGCAGGTCAAAGGCTTCGTTGATCTGCTCAAACGGCATATCATGGGTAATGAAGTCATCAATATTGATCTCACCGTTCATGTAGCGTTCGACATATCCCGGCAATTCGCTGCGGCCTTTTACTCCACCGAACGCAGAGCCTTTCCAGACCCGCCCGGTCACCAGCTGGAAAGGCCGCGTGGCAATTTCTTCCCCGGCACCGGCTACTCCGATGATGATCGACTCTCCCCAGCCTTTATGGCAGCACTCAAGTGCCGAACGCATGACATTGACATTGCCGATACACTCAAAGGAGTAATCAACGCCGCCGTCAGTCAGGTCAACAATCACCTGCTGGATCGGGTCATTGTAGTCCTTGGGGTTAACAAAATCGGTCGCTCCGAACTGCTTGGCCAACTCAAACTTGTCCGGGTTGACGTCAATGGCAATAATCCGTGCAGCCTTGGCCATCATGGCGCCCTGAATCACCGCCAGACCAATCGCCCCCAAGCCAAACACAGCCACGGTTGAACCTGGCTCTACCTTGGCAGTATTGAGCACGGCACCAATGCCGGTGGTGACGCCACAACCCAGCAGGCAGATTTTGTCCATGGGCGCTTCCTTGGAGACCACGGCCAGAGACACTTCCGGCAGCACCGTATATTCACTGAAGGTAGAGGTGCCCATGTAGTGATGGAGCATCTTGCCTTCCAGCGAAAAACGCGAGGTGCCATCCGGCATGACCCCTTTGCCCTGGGTGGCGCGCACTGAACCACACAGGTTGGTCTTGCCCGAGAGGCAGAATTTGCACTGGCCACATTCTGCCGTATACAGCGGAATGACATGGTCACCGGGTTTGACACTGGTAACTCCAGGCCCCACTTCCTGAACAACGCCCGCGCCCTCATGACCCAGCACCGCCGGGAAGTTACCTTCCGGGTCTGCCCCTGAAAGCGTATAGGCATCGGTATGACAGACACTGGTGGCGGCCATTTTGACCAGCACTTCACCGGCTTTCGGGCCTTCCACATCAATTTCTACCAGCTCAAGTGGCTTGCCTGCTTCAAGCGCCACTGCCGCACGTGATTTCATGGTCATCGTCCTTACGTTGTAGGTAGTGTTAGATAGATGTTTATGTATTCAACAATATAAACAGCAACATCAATTCCCGCTTGTCTGAATGCGCCATCATAAACAGCCAAAAGCCCTTGTAGAAGGTTATCTACAAGGGCTTTGTCTTACCAGTACGCCTGGCGGTTTCGGCAACTCAACCACCGGCACATCACTTTACTCATCAAGGAATGAGCGGAGCGGCTCCGAGCGGCTCGGGTGGCGCAGCTTGCGTAGCGCCTTGGCTTCAATCTGGCGAATCCGTTCCCGGGTCACGTCAAACTGCTTACCCACCTCTTCCAGGGTGTGGTCGGTATTCATATCAATACCGAAGCGCATACGCAGCACCTTGGCTTCTCGTGCGGTCAGCCCGCCAAGGACGTTGCGAGTAGCTTCAACCAGCCCTTCGCCGGTGGCCATATCAATCGGCAACAGCATGGAGCTGTCTTCGATGAAATCACCCAGGTGTGAGTCGTCGTCATCACCGATCGGCGTTTCCATGGAGATCGGTTCCTTGGCGATCTTGAGCACCTTGCGAACCTTGTCTTCCGGCATTTCCAGACGCTCGCCCAGCTCTTCAGGTGTCGGCTCACGGCCCATTTCCTGCAGCATCTGGCGAGACACACGATTGAGCTTGTTGATGGTCTCAATCATGTGTACCGGAATACGGATTGTACGCGCCTGGTCGGCAATCGAGCGGGTAATCGCCTGACGGATCCACCAGGTCGCATAGGTCGAGAACTTGTAGCCTCGGCGATATTCGAACTTGTCGACGGCCTTCATCAAGCCAATGTTGCCTTCCTGGATCAGATCCAGGAACTGCAGGCCGCGATTGGTATACTTCTTGGCGATGGAAATCACCAGACGCAGGTTGGCCTCGACCATCTCCTTCTTGGCACGACGCGCCTTCGCTTCACCGATAGAAAGCTTGCGATTCACCTCTTTGAGTTCGCCCACGTTGAGCTGAACCATATTTTCTTCAAAGGCAATCTTGCGCTGGGAGCGGGCGATATCGGCGCGTAGCGGCTCCAGGCGATCGGCGTACTTGGGGAAAGCTTCCTGAAAATCATCCAGCCATGCCTTGCGTGATTCATGCCCCGGGAACGACTTGATAAACGTCTTGCGCGGCACCTTGGCTTTCTTCACGCATAGCTGCATGATGGTCTTTTCCTGGGCACGCACCTGCTCGACGCTGATACGCACCTGACCGACCAAACGCTCGAAATGCTTGGGCACCAGCTTGATCGGCGAGAACAGCTCCGCCAGACGCGCCTGCTCGGCTTTCAGCTCCGGGCTGCCACTGCCATGCTTGGCAAAAGCAGCTTCAACGGCGGCGTTCTGTTCACGAATCTGTTCAAAACGCGCTCGCGCTTCTTCAGGATCCGGGCCACCTTCATTGGCGGTCGAGTCTTCTTCATCGTCGTCAGTGTCGACATCGTCATCGCCAAGCTCGGTATCAATTTCCGGCTCTTCAATCACTTCAGCCTCGGCGACACCGGGAATACCTTCATCGGGGTCGATAAAGCCGGAAAACAGGTCGGAAAGACGCCCCGGCGCTTCCTCATCCTGGGTCGCATCATAGGCATCCAGAACGGATGCCACGGCACCAGGCAGATAGGCCAGTGCCGACATGACTTCACGGGTGCCTTCCTCAATACGCTTGGCAATCTCGATCTCGCCTTCACGGGTCAGAAGCTCAACCGTCCCCATTTCGCGCATGTACATACGCACTGGGTCAGTGGTTCGGCCAACATCGCTTTCCACTGCTGCCAGGGCTGCCACTGCTTCTTCAGCAGCGGACTCATCCGTGGAGTGATCCGACATCATCAAGGTGTCTTCATCTGGCGCTTCTTCAACGACACTGATTCCCATGTCGTTGATCATGCCGATGATGTCTTCCACTTGATCCGGATCAGCGATATCCTCGGGTAGATGGTCGTTGACCTCAGCGTAGGTCAGGAAGCCTTGCTCCTTACCCCGCGCGATCAACTCCTTCAGACGTGACTGCTGCTGCGCATTTCCAGCCATAGAAACCCTATCTCGACGAAGAAGAATGAAGCACCTGAAACGCTGGACGTCTTACGTCCAACAAGCCGAACAGTATAGCGTTAGCAATGGGTATTTTTCCAGCTTGGCATATTTGCGCGGTGTTTCAGGTGTGTTAGTTTGTCCTGTTCGGCCAGTGCCTTTCGACATAACCTTTATGTGGTGATGTTCCCGGAGAATTCAACCCCGCTTACCTTTCCCTAGCGCTGGGTCAACTCCCTGATCAACTGGGCAAGGCGCTGGCGCTGCTCGCCATCCAGCTTTTTTCCTGCCCGCTCCTGATCAATCAGCGCTGCATATTCCTGCTCCGGCGAACGCTTGCGCTGTGCCTGCTGCAAGTGCTCAATAATACCTTCCACTTCCGCTTTACGCGCTTCACGGGGTATCAATAGCTCCTGCTGTGCCAGCGAGGTCAACCACTGCCCCTGGGCGCTGCCCTGAAAGTGCGCCAA from Halomonas sp. CH40 includes these protein-coding regions:
- a CDS encoding BCCT family transporter produces the protein MDSNSQRPDDKNSEGVPAPDGPANLIDTDYVIGQDNLTASPMGFNIDLHGKVFTISSLVIVLFVVLTLALQDQISPIYDVVFNYLTTNLAWFFIFAANIFVLLCLFLIVSPFGKIRIGGANAKPDFTYAGWFSMLFAAGMGIGLMFFGVNEPLAHFGTSFDGSNWAPLGGATGEFEGDAAGSAALGMAATIFHWGLHPWAIYAVVALSLALFAFNKGLPLSMRSVFYPILGERVWGWPGHIIDILAVFATLFGLATSLGLGATQAAAGLTYLFDAPEGDVTMILLIIGITIIAIASILAGVEKGVQLLSKINIVMAAGLLFFVIAVGPTLLIVTGFFDNLLNYVVHLPALSNPFGREDANFSQGWTAFYWAWWISWSPYVGMFIARVSRGRTVREFLVAVLLVPSIVSVLWMTTFGGTAIDQYLSQGIEAVRDAGVDLQLFIMLEQLPLSNITSFLAIVLVIVFFVTSSDSGSLVIDSITAGGKVDAPKPQRVFWAIIEGTIAIALLLGGGLTALQTMSVSTGFPFTIILLVACYAIIKGLMSEPKPA
- a CDS encoding 3'-5' exonuclease, whose protein sequence is MVMIRPRKKIVQSDWSAYLNQRGQQVRDPAIQRFFQTPMPSGDTPIAQVPMVALDMETTGLDERRHAIVSIGIVPFDMNRILLAKRRYWVIKPPRPLAEESIAFHHITHSEIAHAPDLNEVLNDLLDALAGRLVVVHFRHIERPFLDAAVKARRGESVLFPMIDTMSLEARLHRQSLWARFRRWLGRPPVSIRLNASRQRYGLPAYQGHHALVDALATAELLQAQIAHHYQPETPLRDLWT
- a CDS encoding DUF294 nucleotidyltransferase-like domain-containing protein; translated protein: MDVELLEIHQHMGKYPPFDGLSDELLDRIAESVEVRYFKTGSEILRLNETVNELCYIRSGAVEVYRRQGELYNRLGEGDIFGHFSLLRGHRVRYPAKAIEDTLIYFIPGAVFQQLCDEDDHFADFIEVERPRLESVAEEQKKSNDMMVTRIRKLLSRYPVMVETTTTVQAAAQQMSNAQASALLVLKRGKENPRFSFNDSEGVAWQMCGILTDSDFRKSIVAQGLPPETPVGDVIGPHLITVQSDVSVYEAMLTMLRSNVHHLPVLYRQRPVGVVHLSDIIRYETHSGLYLVSNIFSQSSVEGLARLAPDVSAAFVRMVQEEANSHMVGSALSTIGRSFTRRLLEMAEEELGPPPVPYSFMVNGSMARNEQTIVTDQDNALVIDDAFDPVQHDDYFYQLAKYVSDGLDACGYTYCKGDVMATNPQWRQPLRVWKEYFRDWINNPSPEKLLHSSIFFDLDSAYGEEVYIETLQDLVASEAAKSPLFLAAMARNALNRTPPLGFFRTFVMEKDGKHNNSINLKRRGTAPMVDLIRIHALACGSKAQNSFERLDDIAKTQLLANGVTDKLRYALEFLCMSRIRHQVIDLQEERTPDNNIEPENVASNERHTLKDAFQVLSNAQKFLKFRYPMPAHRQGRS
- a CDS encoding DUF4168 domain-containing protein; the encoded protein is MQRLTALFSAALLATGLIATAAHAQQTQDPAQDPMATQQAPAQDFSDQQLQQFADASQEIAVISQDYTQRLQEAEDEQSQQEVRAEANDKMIEVVEDSGLNVETFNAIGQAIQQNPEMMQRVQEMASQS
- a CDS encoding DMT family transporter; the encoded protein is MPVLFVLLWSTGFIGAKFGLPYAEPFTFLFIRMMLTLLILIPLALVMRIPWPSKASLWGHIAVTGCLVHGAYLGGVFYGIYHGMPAGLAALLVGLQPLLTAACAGPLLGEKLNQRQWIGLVLGLVGISLVLGSKLDISDTLFAGFGLPALFSVMAALAGISIGTLYQKRFCTSMHLISGTAIQYLAAGALFGGGALLLETRSVDWTPTFLLTLGWLVLVLSIAAIMLLMALIKKGEASRVASLFYLVPPVTALQAWWLFDERLPWLGLLGMAITILGVVMVVKSSQAGTKA
- the mtgA gene encoding monofunctional biosynthetic peptidoglycan transglycosylase, whose translation is MLKRALAHVAGFVWRILWRVALVFVLLSIALVLLFRYVPPPGSMVMLERKVQGWLANEPITIDHQWRDWEAMADAAKLAVMAAEDQRFPSHSGFDLIEIRQALSTAISGGRLRGASTISQQTAKNVFLWSGRNWGRKALETWFTVLIELIWGKQRILEVYLNVAEWDEGVFGLEAASQHYFGASASALSERQASLLAAILPSPLTRSASVPSPQVEQRSQWIRQQMRNLGGSRYLQRLLPPAT
- the fghA gene encoding S-formylglutathione hydrolase — translated: MSMSETLELVSANRSFGGWHKRYRHYSRALDCDMIFAVYLPPQAEEERVPLLWWLSGLTCNDENFMQKAGAHRLAAELGVAIVCPDTSPRGTDLPGEHERYDLGSGAGFYVNATEAPWKPHYRMYDYVAEELPSVVRQHFPVNGRESISGHSMGGHGALILALRHPGRFRSVSAFSPVVNPMECPWGRNAFSHYLGDDITRWRQYDACELVANGASRQRLFIDQGEADQFLEEQLKPDHLEAVCEKHDHPLTLRRQPGYDHSYFFIATFIEDHLRYHAEHLYKR
- a CDS encoding S-(hydroxymethyl)glutathione dehydrogenase/class III alcohol dehydrogenase; translated protein: MKSRAAVALEAGKPLELVEIDVEGPKAGEVLVKMAATSVCHTDAYTLSGADPEGNFPAVLGHEGAGVVQEVGPGVTSVKPGDHVIPLYTAECGQCKFCLSGKTNLCGSVRATQGKGVMPDGTSRFSLEGKMLHHYMGTSTFSEYTVLPEVSLAVVSKEAPMDKICLLGCGVTTGIGAVLNTAKVEPGSTVAVFGLGAIGLAVIQGAMMAKAARIIAIDVNPDKFELAKQFGATDFVNPKDYNDPIQQVIVDLTDGGVDYSFECIGNVNVMRSALECCHKGWGESIIIGVAGAGEEIATRPFQLVTGRVWKGSAFGGVKGRSELPGYVERYMNGEINIDDFITHDMPFEQINEAFDLLHAGKSIRTVLHY